In Zalophus californianus isolate mZalCal1 chromosome 16, mZalCal1.pri.v2, whole genome shotgun sequence, the sequence TACCTTCACCTTGCTGGACAGAGGATCCGGCCCCAGCGTAGAGATTTCCTGCCGGGCGCCCTCGGGCAGCCCACCCATCACCTACAGCCTGGTGGGGAAGGACGGGTCCGTCCACATGCAGCAGAGACCAAGCTATGGGCAGCCTGCCGACTTCTCCTTCGCCCTTCCCAACACGTCCACCTGGCTCCAGTGCCAGGCTGAAAATGACCTCAGTACCCAGTCCAGCCCCTTCAAGCTGGTGCCCCCCGGTGAGAGGGCCCCTTGGTTCCCGGACGGGCAgcagtgggaggtgggagagCTCTGCCTCGCCCTGGCCAAGAGCAGGGAAGGGCGCtgagaccgggggggggggggggcagctcaGCCACCCCCCTCCCTCGCAGGACAGCCGCCCCAGGGGGCCATCGCGGCGCTGGCTGGCAGCCTCACCTCCATTGCCGCTGTCACCTCTTGGTTGCTGGGCCGGGCCTTGTGGACCAGGTAGGAGATGGGTGCAGGATGTGGGGACCGTGAGGACGGTGGGTGGCCTTTATGGGCCACCAGGAGCCCGGCTGGAGGCAGCGGGTGGTGGGTCTGTAGGACGGGGCTGCTGCCAGGGCAGACAAAGGGCCACATGGATCATGCATGACTTGCAACAGTTCACGAAGGGCGTACTGGGTGCCGAGTGCCTGCTGAGGGCTTGCCCAGCCTGGCTTTATCTGACCCTGACCAACACTCCCAGCAGGCCCGTGATGGAGTCCCCCGGCCTCTGGAGGGGGCATATTCGCCTGTCTTCCTGAGGGGTCAGAGGAGGGACGCCAGGAGTAGGGATGATGCCCCCCGGGGACCAGGCTGGATCAGGGGCTTCTGCTCTCCACGGCAACCACATAGGCCGGGGCTTCCTGGCTGGTGACAAGAGGCAGGGCCAGACCTCCTAGGGTCCCCACTCCACTGACCTGGAAAGTGACCAGGGCCCTTGCGTCATCCATCCCCTTGCCCCGCAGGCCTCAGTGTGCTCCACCTGTCTGGCCTTTGGCAGCCGTCACCTGTGCCCCGGGAACTTCTTACCTCCTTGGGCCTCTAAGATACTGCCGTCTCCTGgttgccttcctccctccctggccgGGCTTCTCAGTGGCCATTGTCTGTCCTTGGTACTCCTCCTGTCTCACCTCTGGGTCCCCCCTCCCATCTCTGTCCCTTCCAGAGGCCAGACTCGTGGGAGACCTGCgtcacccctctgagcctctgtgttcccttctataaaatgggatataGAGACAGGTTCTCACTCGCCATGTGACCAGGGGCCCGTGCTTGTCCTCTCGGTGATTCAgttccctcccccttcatttaGTGGGGTGACTAAGCCTTACACCCCTTCTGCTGCCCAGGGCGCTGATGCACTTGGCACCATAAAACTCCCAGAGGCCTTGGGAGGGGGTGGCTGAGATGTGTGTTTGCCTAACCTGGACTCTTAACTCCTTTGTCATCAAGGCTGTGACCAGAAGAGGCAGGCTTGGCAGAGTCCTCTCAGGAGGGCCCTGGTCTTTGTCCACTACAGAAAGGACCCACCGTTTGCATGAAGAAAAACCTGCCAGCCCGGATTCTTGGAGCCCGGTGCTCTTCCGTGAAGGCACATGGTGTTAGGCTGAGGATTTTAGGATGGGGTGGGCTGTGATGGAAGGGGAGGTCCATAGGAAGGGGGGGCTCTGTGTGGCCCCTGTCCTCACCCCTCAGCTGCTTCTCACCATCCATGCAGGTCTGGGCAGAAAGTGGGGTACATTGTGAAAAGGCCCATCTGCACCAACCCACCGCCCCCACAGCTGTTCCCCTCTTCCCAGGAGTGGCACCCCCATCTCCTGGTGGCCCAGTCCTCTGGCCCCACCTACTCACCTGTCACTGTCCAGCTCACCTGGGAGAACTCAGCCGTCCCCTGGCCAGCACCCCCTCATTAATCCTCACCTGCAACTAGCAAAAAGCGTCTGGAGTTTTTCCCTGCCTGTCCGCTGGTGGTCCCTGGAGaacgcaccccccaccccactcccactcaGCCTTCTCTGTTCAGAAGCTCTAAACCCTTTCGGGGTGTGTTGGGGGAGGAGAATTGGATTAAACCCTGTCCTCTGCCTGTCACCCTGGAAACTTTGTTTCTGTACGCACACCATCTTGGGCATGGAAGTCTGAAGTCACACAGACTCGGGACCTGGTCCAGCCGGGAAAGatttggcgggggcggggcggggggggggtgggccaCGACGCCACCCCAGGCTTAGCTCCAGAGAGAAGCAAAGAGTGACGCGCCAGTCAGGGAGTGCGTCCAGGCTGTGGCCTGGGGTTTTGCATGGAAtggggggagaagagggggtGCTTGTGAGCCTGGGTCCTGGGCAGGTGAGTCTGTCTTCCTACAAGGACTACTGACTGGCCTCTTTGGTATTGGACGAGCTTCCCGGAGAAGAAGGCGGGACGGCAGGGGCAAAgtgtgggtggggcagaggggcggGCCCTCCGcgcctccctctcttcctgagCACTCTCTGGCCCCTTTCTGGGAGCAGGGGGACGCGGCCCGGGCCACGAGCTGGGCTGGACGGCTGTTCCCTGCCGGAACGCAGGCCCCGCCCGCTCCGCTCGCCAGTGGCGGCGGGCCGCACTTTGCCCTCGGTCCCTGGGGCCACTTTGGCCACgccccggggggcggggcagggccggggcagggccgggggggcggggcggtggctcagtccttggcggtccgcgacggcggcggcggcggcggtggcgaaGGCGACATGGAGAGCGGGGCCTACGGCGCGGCCAAGGCGGGCGGCTCCTTCGACCTGCGGCGCTTCCTGACGCAGCCGCAGGTGGTGACGCGAGTCGTGTGCCTGGTGAGCCGGCGGGGACTCCGGGCCCGGGGACCGGATTGGGCCGCCAGGCCCGGGCGGGGAGGGGTTCCCGCGAGTCTGCGAGCGCGACAGGTGGCGGCGGCCGAGGCCGGGAGGGTGCGGCTGGCGCGCGTGGGGCCGGCGAGAGGGCCCGGGCCCCGCCGCCCTCCATGACCAGGGCCCGGTCGGCTCCCACCCACGGGCCCCAGcatcccccaccttcccccaccttcccctggTCCCCGCTGCCCCCCACCGGCCGGCCTCGGGTTGGGGTGGCCCGGAGGCGCCGTGGGGAGCAGGCCTGTCGCCCTGCTGGCGGTAGGAGGAGCTTGGGGCAGCTCCAGGACAGGTGGCCGGCGTCCTGAGACTCCGTGCTGGGGGAATTAGCCGGGAAGGGGCTTTCCCAAGCTGCCTGGGGTACCCGGGCAATATGGCCCCCTGAAACGGCATCTTCCTTCCACTCTGGAGCAGGCCGCGGGTCTGCTTCCCCACCCAAGatcaggtgccccaggatgtgAGGTAGGGGAGCCCTCCAGCACCAggttgggggggggttggggggggtcacAGCCTCTTGGACAACCAGCTCCCAAAGTTGGACAAGGTGTTAGAGATGGGCAGGCAGAGGGCTGGGACTGAAGTGCCCACGCTGTGCCTTCCTGGGACTGGAGCCTTCTGAGGTGCCCCACTGGCGTccatgccccctccctgcccgaTTGTGGGGTCTGTTCCAAGGGGCAGATGCCCTGTGTGTTGGGATGGCTGTGCCAGGAGTGGGGCCTGGCACACTGCTCCCAGCATCCCGGAGTTCAGGCTTCATctccagctgggggtggggcttgtGACTGCTAGCTCCAGAGCCTATTGACAGGGCCTTGTtcgggcagggcaggggagaggcctgGGTCCCTCCCAGTGAGAGCCAGGTGTCCAGACTGTCCTGCATCCCTGCATCTGCTGACATGGGGTGGTGGCCTTGAAGTTTAGGGAGGAGATGAGGTGACTTGAGGCTGTTCCCAAGGGCCTGGAGCCCCTCCCAGAGTTCTGGCTGGCACAACCCCTTGCACCCCCAACTAGGACCTGCAGGGTTCTGAGTGCAGAACTGTGTCCGCAGGGCCTGCCGGTCAGACTAGCCTGAGGTGCTCCAGACAGGCACTGCAGACAGGACTCACTTATGGGCAGGAAGCAGACTGGGGTTCCCTCAGAGGGGAGAGTCACGATACCAAAGAGGCCAGTAGTCCTTGTAGGAAGACAGCTGGCCCAACTGGGGAGGCCAGGCTGGAGCAGGAAAGAGTTGGAGGGGGCACCAAGAAGTGGGAGTCTGGGGGCACGGGCTTCTGCTCAGAGCACACTGGCATGCCTTTCCTGAGGGCGGGGGAGCGCGGGAGTTCTCCCTCACCCAGGTGTTCAGGCAGAGGTTGGACACTATAGAGGTGACTGAGGCAGGAGGTGATCTGGGGGTGAGGCTCCAGGCCTGGGTTTCTGTGACTTTGTGGCCCATCTCCTTCTGAACCACGATGACCCCTCCCGGCAggcagctggggtggggcagTCCCCTCTCAGGAGATCCCCGTCCATTCCCCGCCGGCCCCCAGTCCAGGAATCCCCAGCCATGCCCCTGCTGATGGCAGCTGTGCTGGTATCTGCTGGTGGCCTGGGAGAGGGGAGTAGAGAGAAGTGGGGAGCCTGCACCAGGAGGCAACTTATCAGCTCACGCCCCAAGTTCAGAAGGGTCCATGGCGCCTGAGCCCCCACAGGGGAACAGCAGCAGTGGGAGAGCCCAGGGTCCCCATCATGTGTGCCCCCCTGGGGGTTGCCTGTCGACCACTCAGCCCTTCCCCACCTGTCCCCTCAGGTCTTTGCCTTGATCGTGTTCTCGTGCATTTTCGGCGAGGGCTACAGCAATACCCACCAGTCCAGACAGAAATACTGCATTTTCAACCACAACGAGGACGCGTGCGGCTATGGCATCGCCATCGGGGTGCTGGCCTTCCTGGCCTCAGCCTTCTTCCTCGTGGTTGATGTCTATTTCCCCCAGATCAGCAACGTCACCGACCGCAAATACCTGGTTATCAGCGACCTGCTCTTCTCAGGTACCTGCTAGCAGCGCCCCCATTCTATTTGGGGAGGTGAATAGGAGCAGGCAGTGTTCCCCAAagccctggggctctgggatTGCAGGGCCTCAGCAACCTTGGGAGGGGCCAGGAGCAGCCCGGGGTCCGCGGCCCCACTCAATACACAGGTTTGCACAGCACAGGGATTTCTGTCGGTCTGCCGAAGCCCACCGGCGTTGAGTGATGGTCacagggctctggagccaggcacCCCGGTCCCCACCCTGGCTTCTGCATCAGTGCCCTTTATACTCCTGGAGGCTTCTGGGAGATCCTTGCCCAGGGcctcccccgcacccccaccACCACAGGGAGCCCTTCCTGGGTCCCCGAACAGCCGCTGCCTCCTCCATGGAGCTGACCTTGCCCTCCCGGCCTTCTTCCCAGCTCTCTGGACCTTCCTGTGGTTCGTTGGTTTCTGCTTCCTTACCAGCCAGTGGGCAGCCACCAAGGAGGAAGATGTGCTAGTGGGGGCCGACTCGGCCCGGGCAGCCATCACCTTCAGcttcttctccatcttctcctGGGTAGGTGGGCCGGGGTGGACAAGGGTTGCAGTATCTTTGGAGAAGGGTGGTGGGAGGCTGACGAACCCAAAacctggggctccctgcagggTGTGCTGGCCTCCTTAGCCTACCAGCGCTACAAGGCCGGAGTGGACGACTTCATTCAGAACTATGTAGACCCCACTCCAGACCCCAGCACAGCCTACGCTTCCTACCCTGGTGCATCTGTGGACAACTACCAACAACCGCCCTTCACCCAGAACGCCGAGACCACTGAGGGCTACCAGCCGCCCCCCGTGTACTGAGCCGCAGCGGGGGATGgtaagggaggcagagagggtgCTCAGGGGGCCTCCCCCCTATCCAGGACTCCTCCCATGAGCCTTGCCTCCTGGAGCTGTGGCCCCCCCTTCCGTCCCGTGCCCATCGGAGCCTCGGCACAGCCTGGAGAGCcactgcttcccccaccccagctgctggTGGGGGCCCCAGCCCGAAGTGCCTCTGCCCCAAGGGCTTCACCCACCACTCCTCAAGGGCATTTTTTAGAAAAGGGTTTTTGGCCAGATGCGTTTTGTTATTGCTTTTAATGATCCCACCCCCACCTGAAATAGCTAGACCTGCCTGACATGCTGTTTTGGGACAAGTGCCTTAGCTTCTCCCCAGCCCAAAGGAGCCAGGCTCGGGTCCAGGCTGTAGTGGCCGCAGTTACTTGGGGTTCTGTGCCAAAGATGAGGCTGCGAGCCTTCCACCTGCTCTGCTGCTGGTGCTGGGCGGGGGCCCCCTTTCCTGCTCACTCAGGTTTGTTTCCCGCCTCCTGGCGCTGTCGTGCCCACAGCCCCCTACCTGCTCTGGGAGCTGGCAGCCCAGTGCTCACCGCTATCCTGTCTGCTCGCTCTTGGACCTGGGGTCCCTACCCTGCGCTTGTGCCTCTGGGCTGGTCCCCTGGCAGCGGTGGTGTGCGGGAGGAGGGGGGGCCCTGGAAGGATGCTTGCCACAGGGGGCACAGGGTAGCACTCCCTTCTCCTTGTTCACACTCCTTGGCAACAGGGAGGGGCTTTGCCTGACCAGAAACGCCCAGCTTTATGTAAATATTCTGCCACTGTTCGGTGTGGGGTGCTCCCACAGCCCCCAGGCTGTGCTGAATGTATTAAGAAGCGTTGCGGGTAAGATGCACAGGCAGCTGGGTTCTAGTAGACAGATTCCCTGGTTCTAGTAGACAGATTCCAAGacagaataaatgtttttctcGTTCATAATCTCCATTGTCATTCGTTGGGCCTTAGCCTAGGGGTCGAAGAGAAATTCCACTCTGGGGTGCACCCTGGGAGGGGGGTGCTTTATGAACTTGGTTTTGAATAGTCCCGGCAGCCTGCGTCTTTGGTATGCCTAacgcacgcatgcgcacacactcCCTAGTCTGGGGTCTCATGCCTCACGCTGCCGTCCATCAGCATC encodes:
- the SYNGR2 gene encoding synaptogyrin-2 isoform X2, which gives rise to MESGAYGAAKAGGSFDLRRFLTQPQVVTRVVCLVFALIVFSCIFGEGYSNTHQSRQKYCIFNHNEDACGYGIAIGVLAFLASAFFLVVDVYFPQISNVTDRKYLVISDLLFSGCAGLLSLPALQGRSGRLHSELCRPHSRPQHSLRFLPWCICGQLPTTALHPERRDH
- the SYNGR2 gene encoding synaptogyrin-2 isoform X1 → MESGAYGAAKAGGSFDLRRFLTQPQVVTRVVCLVFALIVFSCIFGEGYSNTHQSRQKYCIFNHNEDACGYGIAIGVLAFLASAFFLVVDVYFPQISNVTDRKYLVISDLLFSALWTFLWFVGFCFLTSQWAATKEEDVLVGADSARAAITFSFFSIFSWGVLASLAYQRYKAGVDDFIQNYVDPTPDPSTAYASYPGASVDNYQQPPFTQNAETTEGYQPPPVY